The Gemmatirosa kalamazoonensis nucleotide sequence CTGCGCGTGTACACCGACGACCTGCTGCGCGCGGCCGGCGGCGCGGGGGGCGTGGACGCGTACGTGCGCGCGCACTTCGCGCTCGCCGACGCTGCGGGGCGTCCGATCGCGCTGGCGTCGTGCGGCGCGGCGGTGCACGGCGACATGACGCACCTCTGCCTGCGCGGCGCCGCGAGCGGGCCGGGTGTGCGCGTGACCAACGATCTGCTCGTCACGCTCTATGCCGATCAGATCAACGTCGTGCGGTCGTCGGCGGGGCGCACGGCGCTGTTCACGCGGACGCGGCGCGCGCAGGCGCTGTGATCGACGCGCTGCGGACCCGAGTTCTGCGCCATCTGTGACTTCGCCAGTCGTGCGTTGGTCCGTCGCGATTGACGGCCGGCTCGTGTCTCCGCGCGGGCCGTCCGTGCGGCTGCGTCATTGGAGCGTTCCAACGCGCGCGTCGTCCGTTAAGAGGACGTCCATTCCCTTGACATCGACGTGCCTGCCGGCAATTTCGTGCAACCGTTTGCAATCTCCTGGACGCGACCCTCCTACTCCGCGGAGATCCAGGGCGTGATGGTGGGGTTGAAGGACGTCGGGCGGATGGCCGGGGTCTCTGTATCGACCGTATCGCGCGTGCTCACCGGGTCCTCGCTGGTGAACGACGCGACGCGCGAGCGCGTGCAGCGCGCGATCGACGCGCTGGGCTATCAGCCCAGCCGCGTCGCGCGTCGACTGCGCAAGGATCCGGCGCGCGCGAATCTCATCGGCCTCGTCGTCCCCGACATCGAGAACCCGTTCTTCGCCGACGTCGTGCGCGGCGTCGAGGACGTCGCGCAGCGCCACGATTACATGCTGTTCCTCGGCAACGCCGACGAGGACGCGCGACGCGAGACGCACTACCTCGAGCTGATGCGCGCCGAGTCGGTCGACGGCGTCATCGTGCCGGCGAGCGCGGAAGCGGAGCCGCTCGTCGCGCGCCTCGCCGCGGCGGGGCTGCCGATCGTCTGCGTCGACCGCCGCATGCCGAGCCTCGCCGTCGACACCGTCGTCGCCGACAACGTGCGCGGCGCCGCGGAAGCCGTCGAGCATCTGCTCGACGTCGGCCATCGCCGCATCGGCTTCGTCGGCGGCCGCCCCGACCTGTCGACGAGCCGCGAACGGTACGAGGGCTACCAGCGCGCGCTGGCCGAGCGTGACGTCGCGGTGGACCCGTCGCTCGTGCGCTTCGGCGACTCGCGGCAGGAGAGCGGCCGGCGGCTCACGCGCGAGCTGCTCGCGCAGCGTGAGCCGCCGACGGCGATCCTCGTGGGCAACAATCTCATGACGCTCGGCGCGCTGGAGGCGATCCACGTGCTGCGTCGGCGCATCCCCGACGACATCGCCGTCATCGGCTACGACGACATGCCGTGGGCGCTCGCGCTCAACCCGCCGCTCACCGCCGTGCGCCAGCCCGGCTACGAGATGGGACGCTGCGCCGCGGAGCTGCTGCTGAAGCGCATCGAGGCGCCGGCGCGGCCGACGACGGTGCGCACGCTCCGCCCCACCCTCGTCGTGCGCGAGTCGTGCGGCGCACGGCGCGGTGGGCCGCCCGAGGAGGGGCGGGGCGAGCGGCCGCGCCGTCGCATGCCGCTGCTCGACGCCGCACGCGCCGATGCCGCGCGTGACCTCGTGGGGCTCGCGGTCACCGCGGCCACCGCCATGACCGTGGTGACGGCGTGACGATCATGCTCCGCGGCGCCGCCGCCGACCTCCCGCCGCCGCGCGGCCGTTAGGCACGTCGCGCGCGCCGCCGTGCCGCGCGCCGCCGTGCCGCGCGCCGCCGTGCCGCGCGCCGCCGTGCCGCGCGCCGCCCGCGCACCGAGAAGTCCCGCCGCTGCCGCACCGCTCCACGTTCCACACGTGACGCACCCGTTGCTCCACGTCCGGCCGAGTGAGGGCGATGACCACTCCAGCCCCTGGAGGACACGTATGGCAGTAGTCCGGTATCTCATGCTCGCGGCCGTCGGCGGCGCGCTCTGGTCGGCCGCGGCACACGCGCAGGCGACCGGCACCATCTCCGGCCGCGTCGTCGACTCGACCGCGCAGCAGCCGATCACGAACGCCACCATCGCCATCGTCGGCACGCAGCGCGGCACGCTGACGCGCAACGACGGCGGCTTCGTCATGTCGGGCATCCCGAGCGGCACGATCCGCGTGCGCGCCGCGCGCATCGGGTTCACCGCGCAGGAGCAGGAGGTGACGGTGCCGAGCGGCGGCACGGTGAGCGTGTCGTTCGCGCTCCATCCTGTCGCCGCGGTGCTCAGCGAGATCGTGACCGTCGGCTACGGCACGCAGCGCCGCGAGGCGATCACCGGCTCCGTCGCCACCGTGAAGGCGGAGGACGCGAACGTCGGCGTCGTGCCGAACGCGCAGGCGATGCTCTCGGCGCGCGTCGCCGGCGTGAACGTCACGCTGAACAACGGCGAGCCGGGCGCCGGCGCGCAGATCCGCATCCGCGGCGGCACCTCGCTCTCCGCCAGCAACGACCCGCTCTACGTCGTCGACGGCGTGCCGCTCCAGAACGACCAGACCGTCGCCACCGGCGGCGCGAACGGCGTCGGCGGGTCGCTCCCGCGCTCGCCGCTGAACGCGATCAGCCCGGACGACATCGCGTCGATCACCGTGCTGAAGGACGCGAGCGCGACGGCGATCTACGGCTCGCGCGGCGCGAACGGCGTCGTGCTCATCGAGACCAAGCGCGGCGCGACGGGCCGCAACTCGTCGAACATGGAGTACGACGGCTACGTCGCCGCCGCCGCCCCGTCGTCGAAGCTCGGCTTCCTGTCCGGCAACGAGTATCGCGCGTTCGTCACCCAGCAGGCCGCGGCCGGCATCGTCCCGCAGTCCACGGTCGCCGCGCTCGGCAACGCGAACACGAACTGGGAAGACGAGATCACGCGCACGTCGCTCAGCCAGAACCACAGCCTCTCGTTCTCCGGCGGCTCGGCAGCCACGCAGTACCGCGCGTCGCTGAACTACTTCGACCAGAACGGCGTCGTCATCGACAACGGCCTGCAGCGCTATCAGGCGCGGCTCAACGCGCAGAACCAGTCGCTGAACGGCAAGCTGCAGCTCGGCGCCAACCTCATGGCGTCGCGCGTCAACAACCGGTACCTCGCGTTCGAGAACACCGGCGGGTTCACCGGCGGCGTGTTCACGAACGTCGCCGTGTTCAACCCGACGTTCCCCGTCATCGACCCGAAGACGGGCAAGTACTACGAGCTCGGCGCGGGCAGCCAGTCGGTGCGCAACCCGGTCGCGCTCGCGGCCCAGGTCGACGACCGCGCGCCCGAGAACCGCGTGCTCGGCAACGTGAGCGGCTCGCTCAGCCTCCTCTCGAGCCTCACCGCGAAGACGACCGTCGGCGTCGACTACGCGGGCTCGGTGCGTCGCACGTTCCTGCCGCGCGACAATCCGGTCGGCGCGCAGACGAACGGCCTCGCGCGGCAGGAGGATCGCGACCTCACGAACATCAACTTCCAGCAGCTGCTCACCTGGACCCCGCACTTCTCCGACGCGCACGAGATCGACGTCGTCGGCGGCTACGAGTACACGAAGTTCGACAACACCGGCTTCACCGCCGAGTCGCACGACTTCATCACGAACGCGTTCTCGGTCTACAACCTCGGCGCCGGCGTCCAGGCCAGCTCCCCGCCGCCCGGGTCGTACCGCGAGCAGAGCCTCCTCGCGTCGTTCTTCGGACGCATGAACTACGGCTACCACAACAAGTACTTCCTCACCGGCGTGCTGCGGTACGACGGCTCGTCGCGGCTCGCGAAGGGGAACGAGTGGGCCCTCTTCCCCGCCGTGTCGGCGTCGTGGCACCTGAGCGAGGAAGGGTTCATGAAGGGCAACTTCTTCAGCAACCTGAACCTGCGGGCCGGGTGGGGGCGCCAGGGGAACCAGGCCGTTAGGCCGTACGCCACCGAGCTGCTGCTGCGCGCCGACAACGGCGCCCGCTACCCGTTCGGCAGCGGCATCACGACCGGCCTCGTCGCGGCGCAGGTGGCGAATCCCAACCTGAAGTGGGAGACCGCGCAGCAGACGAACGTCGGTCTCGACTACGGCTTCCGGAACAATCGCATCACCGGCACCCTCGACCTGTATCAGAAGGACACCAAGGACCTCCTGCTCAGCGTCCCCGTGCCGCAGCCGGCGGTCGTGACGAACCAGATCCAGAACGTCGGCAGCATCCGCAACCGCGGCGTCGAGGCGCAGATCGACGCGGACCTGTGGCAGTCCGGGCAGCGCTCGCTGTCGTCGGGGCTCGTGCTCACCGTGGAGCGCAACGAGGTGGTGAGCCTTGGCACGGGCACGAACTTCATCCTCACCGGCGTGGTGAGCGGGCAGGGGCAGTCGGGCAAGTTCGCGCAGCGCCTGATCCCCGGTAAGCCGGTCGGCACGTTCTGGGGCGCCGAGTACGTGGGCGTGAACGCGCAGGGACAGCAGCTGTTCAACAAGTACGACGTGACGCGCGACGCGAAGGGGAATGAGACGAGCCGCAAGCTCGCCGGCACGACGACCGCGCCGTCGGCCGACGACGAGACGATCATCGGCGACGCCAACCCCGCGTTCAGCCTCGGCCTGCGCAGCAACCTCACGTGGCACAAGCTCGACGCGAGCTGGCTGTGGCGCGGCGAGTTCGGGCGCGACGTGTTCAACAACACGGCGCTCGTCTACTCGACGAAGAGCGCGATCTCCCAGGGGCGCAACTTCATGCGCTCGGCGCTGAGCGACCCGATCGGCGTCAAGGAGCCCGCGATCTACTCGTCGAAGTGGATCGAGGACGGGTCGTTCGTGCGGCTGCAGAACGTCACGCTCGGCTACTCGTTCAACCTGCCGAGCATGGCCGGCAGCCGGCCGGCGCGGCTCTACGTGTCGGGCGACAACCTCCTGCTGTTCACGGGCTACAGCGGCTACGACCCCGAAGTGTTCGTGCGGGCCGGCGACGACATCACGGGCAGCGCGTCGCGCGGCATCGACTATCTCGTGTACCCGCGCGCCCGCACGTTCACGACGGGCGTGCGCATCCAGTTCTGACGTCGCTTCCTTCGCCTTCCAGCCTCAATCGATGACCCATATGGCGAAACTCTCCCCGAGATCGATGCGCAGGGCGGCGACGTCGACTCTCCTCCTGCTCGTGCCCGCGGTCGGCGCGCTCTCGTGCACCGACCTGACGGTGACGCCCAAGGACGCGCTCACCCCGTCGAACGCGTTCCGCAGCGACGCCGAGGTGCTCGCCGGCGTGGCCTCGGTGTACGCCCAGCTCCGGCAGACGGTCGAGAACTACTACAACATCAGCGAGATCTCGTCGGGCGAGATGATCGTGCCGACGCGCGGCTCGGACTGGTACGACAACGGCGTCTGGGTCGAGGAGTACCAGCAAGGCTGGACCGCGAACAGCGCGCTCGGCATCGGCGACATCAACGGCGTGTGGAACGCCATGTTCAGCGGCATCGCGCGCGCGAACCTGATGATCGACGTGATCAACACGGCCGGCGGCGCGAGCAAGGACACCACGCTGGCCGAGCTGCGCACGCTGCGCGCGTGGTACTACTACGTGCTGCAGGACTTCTTCGGCGGCGTGCCGCTCGTGACGTCGACGGAGGTGAAGCAGTACCCGCGTTCCTCGCGCGACGAGATCTTCAAGTTCATCGAGTCGGAGCTGAAGGCCTCGGCGGCGAACCTGCCGACGAAGTGGCCCGACGCGTTCTCCGGCCGCGTGACGAAGGGCGCCGCGAACGCGATCCTCGCGAGCCTCTACCTGAACGCGCAGGTGTACGACGGCAACGTCACCGCGGCGGGTCTCACGAAGGGGACGGCGCGGTGGCAGGACGCGATCAGCGCGGCGAACGCGGTGATCAACTCCGGCGTGTACTCGCTGGCCACGGACTGGAAGAGCAACTTCTCGACGGACAATCACAACTCGCCGGAGAACATCTTCTACGTCCAGCACACGGCGCAGCCCGGGCTCGGGATGTCGCTGCAGATGCGGTCCCTGCACTACAACCAGACGGGCGTGAACGGCGGCCCGTGGAACGGCTTCTCCACGACGGCCGAGGTCTATCGGCGGTGGGACGCGGCGGACCCGCGGCGCAGCATGTGGCTCGTCGGCCCGCAGCGGAGCTTCGACACCGGGCAGCCGACGACGGACCGGCAGGGCAACCCGCTCATCTTCACGGACACGATCGGCAACATCACCGCCGCGAACGAGAACGAAGGCGTGCGGCCGTACAAGTTCCCGGTGCTGTCGAGCGCGCCCTCGGGTGACGCGTTCCCGAACAACTACCCGATCTACCGCCTCGCCGAGATGTATCTCATCCGCGCGGAGGCGCAGAACGAGCTCGGTCAGACGGCGGCCGCGATCGCCGACGTCAACATCGTGCGGCGCCGCGTCGGACTCGCCGCGCTCAACACGGGCATGTCGCAGGCCGACGCGCGCACGGCGATCTTCGCCGAGCGGCAGTTCGAGCTCGCGGCCGAGGGCAAGTATCGCCAGGATGCGATCCGCGCCGGCGTCTACACCGCCGCGCGGCAGTTCAAGACGGCGAAGGAGCCGTACAAGATCCTGATGCCGATCCCGGCGACGCAGATCCAGACCAACCCGCTCCTCACGCAGAACCCCGGCTACTGAGCCGGATTGCTGCTGGCCAACGTCACGGCCTGCCCGCATCTTCGGGGCAGGCCGTGACGTTTCCGGCCCCTCGTCGCACCCCCTCCCGTCGTCTCCCCCCGTCGTGGCTTCACGAATGCACCCGGTCTCCGTCGGTCGTCGTCTGCTGCTGCTGTCGTGCACGTGCCTCGCGGCGGGGTGCACCGAGGGGCCACGGAGAGCGGCGCCGGCTGGCGCGCCGAGTGACGGAACGCTGCCGGGGGCCGACGGCCATCTCTTCACGACGCTGCCGTCGAGCTACACCGGCGTGCGCTTCGTGAACCGCGTGCGCGACACCGAGGAGCTGAACGTCTTCGCCTACCGCAACTTCTACAACGGCGGCGGCGTCGCGATCGGCGACCTCACGGGCGACGGGCTTCCGGAGATCGTGCTCACCGCGAACGACGGCGGGCCCACGCTCTACCTGAACGGCGGCAAGTTCCGCTTCCGCGACGTCACGGCGGCGAGCGGCATCCGCAGCGCGCCGCACTCGTGGACGACGGGCGTCACGCTCGCCGACGTGAACGGCGACGGGAAGCTCGACATCTACATCTGCAAGGCGGGCGCGGGCGACCCGGCGTCGCGCGCGAACGAGCTGTGGATCAACGACGGCGTCGGCGCCGACGGCGTGCCGCACTTCACCGAGCGCGCGAAGACGTACGGCGTCGACGACGAGGGGTGGAGCACCCAGGCCGCGTTCCTCGACTACGATCGCGACGGCGACCTCGATCTGCTCGTCGTCAACAACTCGCCGCGGCCGGTGAGCTCGTTCGGCGTGCGCAACGTGCGCGACGTCCCCGACCGCTTCGGCGGCGCGAAGCTGTACCGCAACGACGGCGGGCACTTCGTCGACGTCACGCAGAAGGCGGGGATCTACAGCCCCGAGAACGGCTTCGGCCTCGGCGTCGCGGTCGCCGACGTGAACCGCGACGGCTGGCCCGACGTCTACGTGTCGAACGACTTCTTCGAGCGCGACTTCCTGTACGTCAACGCGCGCGACGGCTCGTTCCACGAGGTGGGCGACCGCGACATGCCCGTCATGAGCTACTACTCGATGGGGCTGGACATCGCGGACGTGAACAACGACGGCTGGCCCGACGTCTACACGACGGACATGCTGCCGGAGGACGAGTATCGCCTGAAGACGATGTCGCAGTACGACGGGTGGGACGTGTACCAGTCCAAGGTGCGCAACGGGTACCACTACCAGCTCATGCGCAACATGCTGCAGCTGAACAACGGCCCGACCCCTGCCGGCTCGGCCGCCGTCACGTTCAGCGACGTCGGGCAGATGGCCGGCGTGGCGCGCACCGACTGGAGCTGGAGCGCGCTCATCGCGGACCTGGACCTCGACGGCTTCAAGGACATCTACGTCACGAACGGCCTCGCGAAGGACGTCACGTCGCAGGACTACATCGCGTTCCTGGCGAACCAGGAGACGATGACGCGCGTGACGAGCAGCGGCCGCGTGGACTACGCGCAGCTCATCGGCGCGATGACGTCGACGCCGATCCCGAACTACGCGTTCCACAACAACGGCGACCTCACGTTCGCGAACGCGAGCGCCGCGTGGGGGCTCGCCGCGCCGAGCTTCTCGAACGGCGCGGCGTACGGGGATCTCGACGGCGACGGCGCGCTGGACCTCGTGGTGAACAACGAGAACCAGGAGGCGTTCGTCTACCGCAACAACGCGCGCACGGTGCTGCCGCGGAACCACTGGCTCCAGGTGGCGCTCCAGGGCGCGGGCGCGAACCGCTTCGCGCTCGGCGCGCGCGTGACGCTGTGGACGGCGGGGACGCAGCGGATGCAGGAGGAGGCGCCGACGCGCGGCTTCCAGTCGAGCGTGGACTACGTGCTCACGTTCGGGCTCGGGCTGCGCGAGGACGTGGACTCGGTCGTGGTGGAGTGGCCCGACGGGCGGCGGAGCGTGCAGGCGAAGGTGGCGGCGAACCGGCGCGTGACCGTGGCGCAGGCGACGAGCGACACGACGGCGACGACGGCGACGACGGCGACGACATCGACGGCGGTGTTCCGGGACGTGACGGATTCGGTGGCGCTGCCGTTCGTGCACCACGAGAACGACTTCGTGGACTTCGACCGCGAGCGGCTCATGCCGCACCTGCTCTCCACCGAGGGGCCCGCGCTCGCCGTCGGCGACGTGAACGGCGACGGGTTGGACGACGTGTACCTCGGCGGCGCGAAGGAGCAGGCCGGGGCGCTGCTCGTGCAGCGGCCCAACGGCACGTTCGTGCGCATCGACTCGGCGCTGTTCGCCGCCGACTCGCTGTCGGAGGACGTCGGCGCGGTGTTCTTCGACGCGAACGGCGACCACGCGCCCGACCTGTACGTCGTGAGCGGCGGCAGCGAGTACTCGGAAGGGGCGCAGCCGCTGCAGGACCGGCTGTACCTGAACGACGGCAACGGCCGCTTCCGCAAGGCACCCGCCGGCGCGATCCCCGTCGAGTTCGAGTCGGGCTCGCGCGCCGTGGCCGCCGACTACGACGGCGACGGGAGGGTGGACCTGTTCGTCGGCGGGCGCGTGGTGCCGTGGCAGTACGGCGTCGCGCCGCGCTCCATGCTGCTGCACAACGACGGCCGCGGACACTTCACCGACGTGGCGGAGCGGCTCGCGCCGGAGCTGGCGCACGTCGGCATGGTGACCGACGCCGCGTGGCGCGACGTGGACGGCGACGGGAAGCTCGATCTCGTGGTCGTCGGCGAGTGGATGCCGATCACCGTGTTCCACAACGCCGGCGGCGGGCGGCTCGTGCGCCAGCAGGTGAAGGGGCTCGAGCGAAGCGACGGCTGGTGGAACCGCATCGTGCCGGGCGACTTCGACGGCGACGGCCGCCTCGACTTCCTCGTCACGAACCTCGGGCTCAACTCGCAGCTGCATGCGACCGAGCGCGAGCCGGTGACCATGTACGTGAAGGACTTCGACCACAACGGCTACACCGAGCAGGTCATCGCGAGCTACAACCACGGCGTGAGCTACCCGCTGCCGCTGCGCGACGATCTGGTGCGCACGCTGCCGTACCTGAAGGCGCGCTACCTGAAGTACGCGAGCTACGCGCGGCAGACGATCAACGACGTGTTCTCGTCGAGCGACCTCGCCGGCGCGCTCACGCTGCACGCGTACACGCTCGCCACGTCCATCGCGCACAACAACGGCGACGGCTCGTTCACGCTCGTGCCGCTGCCGGCCGAGGCGCAGCTCGCGCCGATGTTCGGCGCGCTCGCGCGCGATCTCGACGGCGACGGGCGCACCGACCTCCTGCTCGCCGGCAACTTCGACGGCTTCAGGCCGGAGTACGGGCGCATGAGCGCGAGCTACGGCGTGCTGCTCGCGGGCGGTCCGTCGGGCGCGTTCACGCCCGTGCGTTCCGGGGCGAGCGGCTTCTTCGTGCCGGGACAGGCGCGCGACATCGCGCGGCTGCGCGCGCGCAACGGCGTGCTCTATCTGGTGGCGCGCAACAACGACCGGCCCCTCCTCTTCCGTCCCGCAACGCCCGCGCCGAAGCCGGGGACCCCGCGATGAGGCGCCGCATCCGACTCGCCGCCGGAGCGACGCTCGTGGCGTTAGGCGCCTGCCGCCACGCGCCCGCCACCACCGCCACGCGACCGTCCGACGCGACGATGCTGCACACCGCGGTGGAGCAGCTCACGAACGTCATCGTCTACGACATCTTCTCGCCGCCGCAGGCGTCGCGGGTGTACTCCTACGCGAGCGTGGCGGCGTACGAGGCGATGCGTGCCGGCTACCCGTCGTACCGCTCGCTCGCCGGACAGCTGAACGGCCTCACGCCTCCGCCCGCGCCGCCCAACGGCGAGATCGACGCGCCGCTCGCGGCCGTGCACGCGTTCCTCACGGTCGGCCGGCAGCTCACGTTCTCGCGGCAGCGCATGGACTCGCTGCGGCGGGCGATGGACGAGCAGTTCCGCGGCGCCGGGCTGTCGAAGGCCGTGTACGAGCGCTCGGTGGCGTACGGCGACACGGTGGCGAAGCACGTGCTCGCGTGGGCGGCGAAGGACCGCTACCTCGAGACGCGCGGCATGCCGAAGTTCTCCCTCGTGACGGCCGCCGACCGGTGGATCCCGACGCCGCCGGCGTACATGGACGCGGTGGAGCCGAACTGGTCGCGCATCCGGCCGTTCGTGCTCGACTCGGCGAGCCAGTTCCGCCCCGAGCCGCCGCTCGCGTTCGACACGACGAAGGGGAGCCCGTACTGGACGCAGGTGCTCGAGGTCTACGCGACCCGCCGGCGCCTAACGGAGGAGCAGCGCGCGATCGCCGCGTTCTGGGACTGCAACCCGTACGTCATGCACGTGCAGGGGCACACCATGTTCGCGACGAAGAAGGTGACCCCCGGCGGGCACTGGATGAGCATCGTCGGCATCGCGGCGCGCAAGGCGGGCGCCGACCCGATGCAGTCGGCGTCGGCGTACGTGCGCACCGCCGTCGCGCTCTCCGACGGATTCCTCGCGGTGTGGGACGAGAAGTATCGCAGCGCGCGCATCCGCCCCGAGACGGTGATCGCCAAGTACGTCGACGGGGCGTGGGAGCCGCTGCTCCAGACGCCGCCGTTCCCCGAGTACACGAGTGGCCACAGCGGCATCTCGACCGCCGCGGCCGCGGTGCTCACCGACGAGTTCGGGCCCGGCTTCGCGTTCGCCGACTCGGCCGAGGTGGCCTATGGGCTGCCGGTGCGCGCGTTCCCGTCGTTCGAGGCGGCGGCCGCCGAGGCCGCGATCAGCCGGCTGTACGGCGGCATCCATTTCCGCCAGGCCATCGAGCAGGGCGTCGTGCAGGGGCGCAGGATCGGCCAGCTCGTCGTCGCGCGCGTCCGCACCCACGATCGCGTCATCGCCCGGCGATGACGCGTCGCGCGTCATGGCTTCTTCGCTTTCTTGGTCTTGATGAGGATCACGCCGTTCGCGCCGCGGCTGCCGTACATGGTGAGGCTCGCCGCGTCCTTCAGGACGCTGATCGACTCGATGTCGTACGGGTTGATGCCCGCCAGGCTGCCGCCGGGCCCCGCGGCGATCGGCACGCCGTCGACGACGTAGAGCGGCTCCTCGGGGCCGGTGAACGACGTCGCGCCGCGGATGCGCACGGTGAGGCTGCCGTCCGACGCGCGCCCGACGGTGACGCCGGCGACGCGGCCGTTCAACACCTGCTCGATGGGGACGTTCGCGCTCTGCTGCACGTCCTTCGAGGTCACCGTGGCGTTCGGCGGCGCTACCGGCTCGGGCGACGGTGCGGGAGCCTGGGAGCTCCCGCCCGCGCAACCGGCGATCGCCACGAGCGACGTCGCGGCGAGCCGGCGCAGTGCAGACGTGGACATGGGGCGGCGGAGTGGAAGGGTGGAGACGGGCGCTACCTGAAGCTCCCTCGCGCACGGCAGCGCGCAAGTGCGACGGCGCCTGCGCTCGCGCTGATGCTCCTGCTGGCAGCGGCGTGCCGCGGCGCACCGGCCACGCCGCCGCTGTTCGATCGGCTCGCGCCGGGAGCGACCGGCGTGTCGTTCGCGAACCGGCTGC carries:
- a CDS encoding TonB-dependent receptor plug domain-containing protein, giving the protein MSTSALRRLAATSLVAIAGCAGGSSQAPAPSPEPVAPPNATVTSKDVQQSANVPIEQVLNGRVAGVTVGRASDGSLTVRIRGATSFTGPEEPLYVVDGVPIAAGPGGSLAGINPYDIESISVLKDAASLTMYGSRGANGVILIKTKKAKKP
- a CDS encoding vanadium-dependent haloperoxidase, whose translation is MRRRIRLAAGATLVALGACRHAPATTATRPSDATMLHTAVEQLTNVIVYDIFSPPQASRVYSYASVAAYEAMRAGYPSYRSLAGQLNGLTPPPAPPNGEIDAPLAAVHAFLTVGRQLTFSRQRMDSLRRAMDEQFRGAGLSKAVYERSVAYGDTVAKHVLAWAAKDRYLETRGMPKFSLVTAADRWIPTPPAYMDAVEPNWSRIRPFVLDSASQFRPEPPLAFDTTKGSPYWTQVLEVYATRRRLTEEQRAIAAFWDCNPYVMHVQGHTMFATKKVTPGGHWMSIVGIAARKAGADPMQSASAYVRTAVALSDGFLAVWDEKYRSARIRPETVIAKYVDGAWEPLLQTPPFPEYTSGHSGISTAAAAVLTDEFGPGFAFADSAEVAYGLPVRAFPSFEAAAAEAAISRLYGGIHFRQAIEQGVVQGRRIGQLVVARVRTHDRVIARR